In Tenrec ecaudatus isolate mTenEca1 chromosome 4, mTenEca1.hap1, whole genome shotgun sequence, a single window of DNA contains:
- the LOC142445943 gene encoding upstream-binding factor 1-like protein 1 → MPLPTGQDRWSEADIQTLLERIKNDVPPNDNKSFRKTLKTMNWERVAFKDFSGEMCKHKWLEISDNLRKSRTLTELVLEAQQHAQNPLRKKEVMKQPDLPKKPLSAYIRFYKENHSQYTQRYPKLSSVELTKLLAKKYKELPEEVKQKYRQDFQEEKKIYKEKLSQFKLSQLKPTTHLKHTSKRNHVPKRPQLQMTAQGNRKERKSSLETDHLSMHMTVCGEPKKPPMNGYHKFYQDLWSSEKLKHVPPRERMVEIGRLWQPIPQSQKDHYKKLAQAVQKQYKIDLALWLKSLSPQSYAAFRKAGYGKGKEMSMLGSPTPTFKRLSPEALESASVKRMKGEPEHKQGVLVPARDSSTTSSAG, encoded by the coding sequence ATGCCCCTGCCAACAGGCCAAGACCGCTGGTCGGAAGCAGACATCCAGACGCTGCTGGAGCGCATAAAGAACGATGTCCCACCGAATGACAACAAGTCTTTCCGCAAAACCCTGAAGACCATGAACTGGGAAAGGGTAGCTTTCAAAGACTTTTCTGGGGAAATGTGCAAACACAAATGGTTGGAGATTTCTGACAACCTGAGGAAGTCGCGGACTTTGACAGAATTAGTCCTAGAAGCTCAGCAACATGCTCAAAACCCCTTGAGGAAGAAAGAGGTGATGAAGCAGCCAGACTTACCCAAGAAGCCCTTGTCGGCTTATATCCGTTTCTACAAGGAGAATCATTCCCAGTATACTCAACGGTACCCTAAGCTAAGCAGCGTGGAGTTGACTAAACTTCTAGCGAAGAAATATAAAGAGCTTCCAGAAGAAGTGAAGCAGAAATATCGTCAAGATTtccaagaggagaaaaaaatatataaagagaaGCTGTCTCAGTTCAAGCTGTCTCAACTCAAACCAACAACTCATCTGAAGCACACTTCCAAAAGAAATCATGTCCCCAAGAGGCCACAGCTTCAAATGACTGCTCaaggaaataggaaagaaagGAAGTCCTCTCTGGAAACAGATCACCTCTCCATGCACATGACAGTCTGTGGAGAGCCCAAGAAGCCCCCTATGAATGGATACCACAAATTCTACCAGGATTTGTGGTCCAGTGAGAAGCTGAAACATGTGCCACCCAGGGAGCGCATGGTGGAGATTGGCAGGCTCTGGCAGCCTATCCCCCAGAGCCAGAAGGACCACTATAAGAAGCTGGCTCAGGCCGTGCAGAAACAGTATAAGATAGACCTAGCTCTCTGGCTGAAGAGCCTCTCTCCTCAGTCATACGCAGCATTCAGAAAGGCAGGCTATGGGAAGGGTAAGGAAATGAGCATGTTAGGAAGCCCAACCCCCACATTTAAAAGGCTGTCTCCAGAGGCTCTGGAGTCTGCATCAGTGAAGAGGATGAAAGGGGAGCCTGAACACAAGCAGGGAGTGCTGGTTCCAGCCAGAGATTCATCCACCACCTCCAGTGCGGGTTGA